In Sphingomonas profundi, the sequence TCAGATCGGCATAGCTTGTCGGCGATCCCGCATAGCCGGCCGGTATCTCGCCCAGCCGCAGGAAATAGTTGGAGAAATCGAGCCCGCCGGTGATCTTGCCGATCACCGGCATGATGATGTCGTCCGTCAGGGAGGTGACGATGCGGCCGAAGGCGGCGCCGATGATCACCGCCACCGCCAGATCGAGCACGTTGCCGCGCGCGATGAATGCCTTGAACTCGTTCAGCATGCCCGTCTCCCACGTTGGCGCCGATCGCCGTCGGTGGCAGACTTCCATGGTTCCCGCCGGCAATACAACCCACCGATTGCCGGAACCTGCGCCTGCGCCTATCTAGGCGGCCCGCCACTCGAGGGATTGTCGCCATGATGCCGTTCCGCCGCCTCGCCCCCGCCCTGCTCGCGCCCGTGGCGGCGCTCGCCCTCTCCGGCTGCGGCGTCAACAGCATCCCCACCGCCGAGGAGACCGCCAAGGCGCGCTGGGCCGACGTGCAGAACGAATATCAGCGCCGGGCGGATCTGATCCCCAACCTCGTCGCCACCGTGAAGGCGGCCGGCGCGCAGGAGCAGGGCACGCTGACCAAGGTGACGGAGGCGCGGGCGAAGGCGACCTCGATCAACATCACCACCGACGATCTGAGCAACCCGGCCGAGTTCAAGAAATTTCAGGATGCGCAGAACCAGCTGACGCAGGCGATGGGCCAGCTGCGCACCGTGGTGGAGGCGTACCCCCAGCTCCAGACGAACCAGAACTTCCTCGGCCTTCAGGATCAGCTGGAGGGCACGGAGAACCGCATCGGCATCGCCCGGCGGGACTATAACGGCGCGGTGCAGGCCTATAACACCCGCATCCGCACCTTCCCCGATGCGATCGGCG encodes:
- a CDS encoding LemA family protein — its product is MMPFRRLAPALLAPVAALALSGCGVNSIPTAEETAKARWADVQNEYQRRADLIPNLVATVKAAGAQEQGTLTKVTEARAKATSINITTDDLSNPAEFKKFQDAQNQLTQAMGQLRTVVEAYPQLQTNQNFLGLQDQLEGTENRIGIARRDYNGAVQAYNTRIRTFPDAIGAKIFYGAKPLVPFEAVTANADKAPPVDLGR
- the mscL gene encoding large conductance mechanosensitive channel protein MscL, which encodes MLNEFKAFIARGNVLDLAVAVIIGAAFGRIVTSLTDDIIMPVIGKITGGLDFSNYFLRLGEIPAGYAGSPTSYADLKKAGVPLLGYGEFVTVAVNFLIVAFIIFLIVRTVNRIALRDRAEEAAKPTPPEAADLVLLREIRDELRLRR